Proteins from one Neodiprion fabricii isolate iyNeoFabr1 chromosome 5, iyNeoFabr1.1, whole genome shotgun sequence genomic window:
- the LOC124183652 gene encoding uncharacterized protein LOC124183652 isoform X3 translates to MLWSDPDEEEEALLCSPALMARRASESWIVAPPVEAMPVTAMPLQRKKSLPDVAQPIQLTASSPLSREEVSVLSSARREEIRRQIDEGERLRANPLLYLVSPQVKDWFSRQQLVMLVLFINISLALMFFKLLT, encoded by the exons ATGCTGTGGTCGGATCcggacgaggaagaggaggcTCTGCTTTGCAGCCCCGCGCTGATGGCAAGGAGGGCATCCGAATCGTGGATAGTCGCTCCTCCCGTTGAG GCGATGCCGGTAACCGCAATGCCTCTGCAACGTAAGAAATCACTGCCCGACGTTGCCCAGCCAATTCAACTCACCGCAAGCTCGCCTCTGTCACGGGAAGAAGTGAGCGTCCTCAGCAGCGCGCGTCGCGAAGAAATCAGGAGACAGATTGACGAGGGCGAGAGGCTCAGGGCCAACCCCTTACTTTACCTCGTCAGCCCCCAGGTCAAA gattGGTTCTCTCGTCAGCAGTTGGTGATGCTGGTACTTTTCATCAATATATCCCTTGCCCTGATGTTCTTCAAATTGTTGACGTAG